A window from Streptomyces griseiscabiei encodes these proteins:
- a CDS encoding MFS transporter, translating to MRSYQDLFRTREFTPLFLSSALQVAASTIGGLALGTSVYAATGSPLLSALSMFGPSLAQVVGATTLLSAADRLPPRATTTGLALVFAASTACLALPGLPLWTVFAVIAAQGLVASLGGGVRWGLLNEILPKDGYLLGRSVFNMLHGLTQITGYATGGALVALLSPSITLLVSAALYASAALCTALGLTRRAPRATGRPSVAETWRTNARLWSSAPRRRLYLGLWVPNGLVVGCESLFIAYAPDRAGLLFACAALGMLIGDVTVGRLLPPHTRDRLATPLLLLLAAPYLLFALTPPTPITAACATLASIGFGASLIQQHHLLARTPPELTGQALGLHSSGMLTMQGLSAALAGGLAQLTSPATAMTAMAGASMTVTLGLWAAGRGDERPGRTSQDSSQESMQDSIRPDFSERADESHAN from the coding sequence ATGCGTAGCTACCAAGACCTCTTCCGTACACGGGAGTTCACCCCTCTCTTCCTCTCCTCGGCCCTCCAGGTCGCCGCCTCCACGATCGGCGGCCTGGCGCTCGGCACCTCCGTCTACGCCGCGACCGGCTCCCCGCTCCTCTCCGCCCTCAGCATGTTCGGCCCGTCCCTGGCCCAGGTGGTCGGCGCCACGACCCTGCTCTCGGCGGCGGACCGCCTCCCGCCGAGGGCGACGACGACGGGTCTGGCCCTCGTCTTCGCGGCGAGCACGGCGTGCCTCGCGCTGCCCGGCCTGCCGCTGTGGACGGTCTTCGCGGTGATCGCCGCCCAGGGCCTGGTCGCCTCCCTGGGCGGCGGGGTCCGCTGGGGCCTGCTGAACGAGATCCTCCCGAAGGACGGCTATCTGCTCGGCCGCTCGGTCTTCAACATGCTGCACGGCCTCACCCAGATCACCGGTTACGCGACCGGCGGCGCCCTGGTGGCACTGCTCTCCCCGTCGATCACGCTGCTGGTGTCGGCGGCCCTGTACGCGTCGGCGGCCCTGTGCACGGCCCTGGGCCTGACCCGCCGCGCCCCGCGCGCCACCGGCCGCCCGTCCGTCGCCGAGACCTGGCGCACCAACGCCCGTCTCTGGTCGTCGGCCCCGCGCCGCCGCCTCTACCTGGGCCTGTGGGTCCCCAACGGTCTGGTCGTCGGCTGCGAGTCCCTGTTCATCGCGTACGCCCCCGACCGCGCGGGCCTCCTCTTCGCCTGCGCGGCGCTCGGCATGCTGATCGGCGACGTGACGGTGGGCCGCCTCCTCCCGCCCCACACCCGCGACCGCCTGGCCACCCCCCTCCTTCTGCTCCTGGCCGCCCCCTACCTCCTCTTCGCCCTCACCCCACCGACCCCGATCACGGCGGCCTGCGCCACCCTCGCCTCCATCGGCTTCGGCGCGAGCCTGATCCAGCAACACCACCTCCTCGCCCGAACCCCACCCGAACTCACCGGCCAGGCGCTCGGGTTGCACTCCTCCGGCATGCTCACGATGCAGGGCCTGAGCGCGGCCCTGGCAGGCGGCTTGGCCCAACTGACGTCACCGGCCACGGCGATGACCGCGATGGCGGGCGCGTCGATGACGGTGACGCTGGGGTTGTGGGCGGCGGGCCGAGGCGACGAGAGGCCGGGCCGCACGTCACAGGACTCATCACAGGAATCGATGCAGGACTCGATCCGCCCGGACTTCTCCGAGCGTGCCGACGAGTCGCATGCCAACTGA
- a CDS encoding DUF6959 family protein yields MEHVEAELFTDGGNDAVVRLPGRRFPGVLIQGDSLHILRSDMAEVVEACERGDLTEAGDSAALLLASLDTLLTRYATALERHEIQRPY; encoded by the coding sequence ATGGAACACGTCGAGGCAGAGCTGTTCACTGACGGCGGGAACGACGCCGTGGTTCGCCTGCCCGGTCGCAGGTTCCCCGGAGTGCTGATCCAGGGCGACTCCCTGCACATCCTCCGCAGCGACATGGCCGAGGTGGTCGAGGCCTGCGAACGCGGCGACCTGACCGAGGCCGGGGATTCGGCCGCTCTACTGCTGGCGAGCCTCGACACCTTGCTGACGCGCTACGCCACGGCGTTGGAACGGCACGAGATCCAGCGACCGTACTGA
- a CDS encoding DUF7660 family protein, with protein MTASPDHVDSREDLVAFFRVLRRSHTEEGHSWENADLRSFLEALAAWIDDADGWYANVARDLPADGDWSFFAQALRAATNYE; from the coding sequence ATGACCGCTTCTCCTGATCATGTCGACAGCAGGGAAGACCTGGTTGCCTTCTTCCGTGTCCTCCGCCGGAGCCACACCGAGGAGGGTCACTCGTGGGAGAACGCGGATCTCAGGAGTTTCTTGGAGGCGCTGGCCGCATGGATCGATGACGCGGACGGCTGGTACGCCAATGTCGCTCGCGATCTGCCTGCCGACGGTGACTGGAGCTTCTTCGCACAGGCGCTACGAGCTGCGACCAACTACGAGTAA
- a CDS encoding glycosyltransferase, producing the protein MNEMNAGGVRQRSVEIVVPVHNEAHVLAGGIGRLHAYLEASFPFRFPFQFGITIGDNASTDATRESARALAERLPHVHTVRLERKGRGPRRAPHIEGTAWFFDTDSRVDIVRTAVDDLKGMEYAS; encoded by the coding sequence ATGAACGAAATGAACGCGGGAGGCGTCCGGCAGCGCTCGGTCGAGATCGTGGTGCCGGTCCACAACGAGGCGCACGTCCTCGCCGGCGGCATCGGCCGTCTCCACGCATACCTCGAGGCGTCCTTCCCGTTCCGGTTCCCGTTCCAGTTCGGGATCACGATCGGCGACAACGCGAGCACGGACGCCACCCGGGAGTCGGCCCGCGCCCTGGCCGAACGGCTCCCCCACGTCCACACCGTCCGGCTGGAGCGGAAGGGGCGGGGGCCGAGGCGCGCCCCGCACATCGAGGGCACCGCCTGGTTCTTCGACACCGACAGCCGGGTCGACATCGTCCGTACCGCCGTCGACGACCTCAAGGGCATGGAGTACGCGTCATGA
- a CDS encoding zinc-ribbon domain-containing protein — MFIIFGTKGYLYQLAILTLVCGQCGNPAAHTLRKRVTKFTLFFVPLFPFSTKYQTQCTFCGAEQKIDAEQAERLQQQNAGTHGGQPHGQPQQQPYQS, encoded by the coding sequence ATGTTCATCATCTTCGGCACCAAGGGATACCTGTACCAGCTCGCGATACTGACGCTGGTCTGCGGGCAGTGCGGGAACCCCGCCGCGCACACGCTCAGGAAGCGGGTCACGAAGTTCACGCTGTTCTTCGTGCCGCTGTTCCCGTTCTCGACCAAGTACCAGACGCAGTGCACCTTCTGCGGCGCCGAGCAGAAGATCGACGCCGAGCAGGCCGAACGGCTGCAGCAGCAGAACGCCGGCACCCACGGGGGCCAGCCCCACGGCCAGCCTCAGCAGCAGCCGTACCAGTCATGA
- a CDS encoding sigma-70 family RNA polymerase sigma factor, with translation MRACGPARPSPPLEHQAFTELNRAPYLAYARLFVSEAEAREVVAETFDVLWFRWDEALASADVVPFAWSVLRRSVMARACHTDGCPELARTAFDTVALSLVSTPAARFAQIEESMGLFKAISRLPAHQLDVMVLTYLRGMDHAAVADVLGVPIASVHTADRYARKTLSTALTTATATATDTATATAAAAPPTPPLHPENDLGETPR, from the coding sequence GTGCGGGCCTGTGGGCCGGCGCGGCCGTCCCCCCCGCTGGAGCACCAGGCGTTCACCGAACTCAACCGCGCCCCCTATCTCGCCTACGCCCGCCTCTTCGTGAGCGAGGCGGAGGCGCGCGAGGTGGTCGCGGAGACGTTCGACGTGCTGTGGTTCCGCTGGGACGAGGCGCTGGCCAGCGCGGACGTGGTGCCGTTCGCGTGGTCGGTGCTGCGCCGGAGCGTGATGGCCCGCGCCTGTCACACGGACGGCTGCCCCGAACTGGCCCGCACCGCCTTCGACACCGTCGCCCTGAGCCTGGTGTCCACGCCCGCGGCGCGGTTCGCGCAGATCGAGGAGTCGATGGGCCTGTTCAAGGCCATCAGCCGACTGCCCGCCCATCAGCTGGACGTCATGGTCCTCACCTATCTGCGCGGCATGGACCACGCCGCCGTCGCCGACGTCCTCGGCGTCCCGATCGCCTCGGTCCACACCGCCGACCGCTACGCCCGCAAGACACTGTCCACAGCTCTCACCACAGCTACAGCTACAGCTACCGATACCGCTACAGCCACCGCCGCAGCCGCCCCTCCGACCCCACCTCTCCACCCCGAGAACGACCTGGGAGAGACCCCGCGATGA
- a CDS encoding FG-GAP and VCBS repeat-containing protein, giving the protein MRARRTALAAAATLAAAVCTPLLTAPAVSAAPAKLSDDFNGDGYRDFVMLGGSHGKDGRVTVVYGTSTGPGTRVQTIHQDSPGIPGAVEKDDGWGTAATTADLDRDGYADLVVSSPGENVGAIQSRGGLTVVWGGAGGLGSGTVFNSPVPQEYENQGDHFGEDVVSGDFDGDGDPDLAVTSSSRVGVVLLKGPFTRTGGKSGSDSLGGGYGYLHAPNLVAGRVTADAATDLYILGSDLQADDGTNLRAYFHRGGSTFTQRAGDVLVPDDGGHQGGDILAIGDFDKDGYGDLAIGRGYEPGDGERGYVTVQYGGSGGPDKARKPVKFSQNTTGVPGSSENEDYFGSAIAAGDVNGDGYADLAVGARGEDLGTKHNAGSVTVLLGRAGGLTGTGAKSYTQDTSGVTGTPETEDQFGAHLKLTDYTRDGRADLMIDTNEQLGYEDRWGLVHHLKGSTSGITTKGSKTYSVTTLKLSYARLGGPFAR; this is encoded by the coding sequence ATGCGCGCCAGACGTACCGCCCTCGCCGCTGCCGCGACCCTCGCGGCAGCGGTCTGCACACCGCTCCTGACGGCCCCCGCGGTGTCGGCGGCCCCCGCCAAGCTGTCGGACGACTTCAACGGCGACGGCTACCGCGACTTCGTCATGCTCGGCGGCTCGCACGGCAAGGACGGCCGGGTCACGGTCGTCTACGGCACGTCGACCGGCCCCGGGACCCGCGTCCAGACCATCCACCAGGACTCGCCCGGCATCCCCGGCGCGGTGGAGAAGGACGACGGGTGGGGCACCGCCGCCACCACCGCCGACCTCGACCGGGACGGCTACGCCGACCTGGTCGTCTCCTCGCCCGGCGAGAACGTCGGCGCCATCCAGTCCCGGGGCGGCCTGACCGTCGTCTGGGGCGGCGCGGGCGGCCTCGGCTCGGGCACGGTCTTCAACTCGCCGGTCCCGCAGGAGTACGAGAACCAGGGCGACCACTTCGGCGAGGACGTCGTCTCGGGCGACTTCGACGGCGACGGCGACCCGGACCTCGCCGTGACCAGCAGCAGCCGGGTGGGCGTTGTCCTCCTGAAGGGCCCCTTCACGCGCACCGGCGGAAAGAGCGGCTCGGACTCCCTGGGCGGTGGCTACGGCTATCTGCACGCCCCCAACCTCGTCGCCGGCCGGGTCACCGCCGACGCCGCGACCGACCTGTACATCCTCGGCTCGGATCTCCAGGCGGACGACGGCACCAACCTGCGGGCCTACTTCCACCGCGGCGGCAGCACCTTCACCCAGCGCGCGGGCGATGTGCTGGTGCCGGACGACGGCGGCCACCAGGGCGGCGACATCCTGGCCATCGGCGACTTCGACAAGGACGGCTACGGCGACCTCGCCATCGGCCGAGGCTACGAGCCGGGCGACGGCGAGCGCGGCTATGTCACCGTCCAGTACGGCGGCTCCGGCGGCCCCGACAAGGCCCGCAAGCCGGTGAAGTTCAGCCAGAACACCACCGGAGTGCCCGGTTCCTCGGAGAACGAGGACTACTTCGGCTCCGCCATCGCCGCCGGCGACGTCAACGGCGACGGCTACGCGGACCTCGCCGTCGGCGCCCGAGGCGAGGACCTCGGCACCAAGCACAACGCCGGCTCGGTCACCGTCCTGCTCGGCCGCGCGGGCGGCCTGACCGGCACCGGCGCCAAGTCCTACACCCAGGACACCTCCGGCGTCACGGGCACCCCCGAGACCGAGGACCAGTTCGGCGCCCACCTCAAGCTCACCGACTACACCCGCGACGGCCGCGCCGACCTGATGATCGACACCAACGAGCAGCTCGGGTACGAGGACCGCTGGGGCCTCGTCCACCACCTCAAGGGCTCCACGTCGGGCATCACGACGAAGGGCTCCAAGACATACTCCGTGACAACCCTGAAGCTGTCCTACGCCCGCCTGGGCGGCCCGTTCGCCCGCTGA
- a CDS encoding ArnT family glycosyltransferase yields MTTLAPPPATGRDRGPRHRAEAPSDGRPEAGGGLAVRARRLFTGAPDDPRWARPALWAILVLATALYAWNLSSITGNTFYNAAVYSGTKSWKAFFFGALDSGSFITVDKPPFALWVMGLSARVFGYGTWQMLLPMVAVGVGSVAVLYRMVKRDFGAVAGTVAALALALTPITVAITRDTNPDPVLVFLMLLGAAALTKAVRTGRLMPLVWSGVAIGFAFNTKMMQAYVVLPVFFLVYLWAANASLGRRIRNLAVGTVALVVSSAWWMVVVDLIPASSRPYIGGSTDNTVWDLVIGYNGFGRIFGASSSVGSQGNGASFGGDAGVYRMFNEIMGGQISWLIPFAVVALVGGLVLRGRAPRTDGKRAALMLWGGWFVLHYLTFALAEGTFHPYYVTAMAPGIAALAGAGGVMLYGAFKERPVVKWGWVLPLAVAVSAVWAVVLLQRVSGSGTLYTVAQVVAGVAGAVAVIGLLVGRFMRRRKLVGLASLAAVVALLAGPAAYSVSAATTASTNGTNPTAGPSTGGGMGGGGTGGGERPSGDAPSGNAPGGTGNSASGNSSSTSSGSASRQADGDGGTDDGGTDGGGMGGGGMGGGSQVSSEMITYLKKNQDGATWLVAVATDQTASSIILESGQPVISMGGWSGSDEAMTLARLKELVKAGELHYIVVGDSDSGRGGGGSTAASEIAEWVKANGSAVSDYSDSGLYRLDASDVS; encoded by the coding sequence ATGACGACCCTCGCCCCGCCGCCCGCCACCGGGCGGGACCGTGGCCCGAGGCATCGGGCCGAAGCTCCTTCCGACGGACGCCCCGAAGCCGGCGGTGGTCTCGCCGTCCGGGCACGCCGGCTGTTCACCGGCGCACCGGACGACCCCCGCTGGGCGCGCCCGGCCCTGTGGGCGATCCTCGTGCTCGCCACGGCGCTGTACGCCTGGAACCTGTCCTCGATCACCGGCAACACCTTCTACAACGCGGCCGTCTACAGCGGCACGAAGAGCTGGAAGGCGTTCTTCTTCGGCGCGCTGGACTCGGGCAGCTTCATCACCGTCGACAAGCCGCCGTTCGCGCTGTGGGTGATGGGGTTGTCGGCCCGGGTGTTCGGCTACGGCACCTGGCAGATGCTGCTGCCGATGGTCGCGGTGGGCGTCGGGTCCGTGGCGGTGCTGTACCGCATGGTCAAGCGGGACTTCGGGGCGGTCGCGGGCACGGTCGCCGCGCTCGCGCTCGCCCTGACGCCCATCACGGTCGCCATCACCCGGGACACCAACCCCGACCCCGTCCTCGTGTTCCTGATGCTGCTCGGTGCCGCGGCGCTCACGAAAGCCGTCCGCACCGGCCGGCTGATGCCGCTCGTCTGGTCCGGCGTCGCGATCGGGTTCGCCTTCAACACGAAGATGATGCAGGCGTACGTCGTCCTGCCGGTCTTCTTCCTGGTCTACCTGTGGGCGGCGAACGCCTCGCTCGGCCGCCGTATCCGCAACCTGGCCGTCGGCACGGTCGCGCTGGTCGTGTCGAGCGCCTGGTGGATGGTGGTCGTGGATCTGATCCCCGCCTCCTCCCGCCCGTACATCGGCGGTTCGACCGACAACACGGTCTGGGACCTGGTCATCGGCTACAACGGCTTCGGCCGGATCTTCGGCGCGAGTTCGTCGGTGGGCTCGCAGGGCAACGGGGCGAGCTTCGGCGGCGACGCGGGCGTCTACCGGATGTTCAACGAGATCATGGGCGGCCAGATCTCCTGGCTGATCCCGTTCGCGGTCGTCGCGCTGGTGGGCGGTCTGGTGCTGCGGGGGCGTGCTCCGCGTACGGACGGCAAGCGGGCGGCCCTGATGCTCTGGGGCGGCTGGTTCGTCCTGCACTACCTGACCTTCGCCCTCGCCGAGGGCACCTTCCACCCGTACTACGTCACCGCCATGGCCCCCGGGATCGCGGCCCTCGCCGGTGCGGGCGGGGTCATGCTGTACGGCGCCTTCAAAGAGCGGCCGGTCGTGAAGTGGGGGTGGGTGCTGCCCCTGGCGGTGGCGGTCAGCGCGGTCTGGGCGGTCGTGCTGCTGCAGCGGGTCTCCGGGTCCGGCACGCTCTACACGGTCGCGCAGGTGGTGGCCGGTGTCGCCGGTGCGGTCGCCGTGATCGGGCTGCTCGTCGGACGGTTCATGCGGCGCCGCAAGCTGGTCGGGCTGGCGTCGCTCGCGGCGGTCGTCGCGCTGCTGGCCGGGCCCGCGGCGTACTCGGTCTCGGCCGCCACCACAGCCTCGACCAACGGCACCAACCCGACGGCCGGTCCCAGCACCGGGGGCGGCATGGGTGGGGGCGGTACGGGCGGGGGTGAGCGGCCGAGCGGGGACGCCCCGAGCGGGAACGCGCCCGGCGGTACGGGCAACTCGGCTTCCGGCAACTCAAGTTCGACTTCCAGCGGCTCCGCCAGCCGTCAGGCCGACGGCGATGGCGGTACGGACGATGGCGGTACGGACGGTGGCGGAATGGGCGGCGGCGGAATGGGCGGCGGCTCGCAGGTCTCGTCCGAGATGATCACGTATCTGAAGAAGAACCAGGACGGCGCGACCTGGCTGGTGGCGGTGGCCACCGACCAGACGGCTTCCTCGATCATCCTGGAGTCCGGTCAGCCCGTGATCTCCATGGGCGGCTGGTCCGGCAGCGACGAGGCCATGACCCTCGCCAGGCTCAAGGAACTGGTGAAGGCGGGCGAGCTCCACTACATCGTCGTCGGCGACAGTGACAGCGGCCGGGGCGGCGGCGGCAGCACCGCCGCCTCCGAGATCGCCGAGTGGGTCAAGGCGAACGGCAGCGCCGTGAGCGACTACAGCGACAGCGGGCTGTACCGGCTGGACGCGTCGGACGTCAGCTGA
- a CDS encoding Clp protease N-terminal domain-containing protein, protein MEAIKEPDWNTVGALGGARGARAADGGDIGTEHLLAGITMSKGPAREALEHEGATRTALLAVLRDRRDRDAAWSGTDDTGTSVATRDVLGEDGSDRFTGAAARALTTAMRQAHQEGAEKFGTVHLLRALLAEDNHAVELLAACGITPEAVRAHLDGVAADSGDAAARDVSGGQADRTAREDDLPPLLHPTRDMLLGRAHYRHLPFWKRWLVKASGVNWASRPTWWAALETHEQARRLGSRTLGTEHLLLAILATHEVALRHPHLTRENAPTPDLRYAGGERLARLGLDHAKVHQALTTARIPLSPDARPLKQYLDAATTPPTPTPTDEPWPDPGTGPLLETLLTEQTRARQLIEALTTPPSP, encoded by the coding sequence ATGGAAGCGATCAAGGAGCCCGACTGGAACACCGTGGGAGCCCTGGGCGGCGCCCGGGGCGCGCGGGCGGCCGACGGGGGCGACATCGGCACGGAGCATCTGCTGGCCGGCATCACCATGTCCAAGGGGCCCGCGCGCGAGGCGCTGGAGCACGAAGGGGCCACCCGCACCGCGCTGTTGGCGGTGCTGCGGGACAGGAGGGACCGGGACGCCGCATGGAGCGGCACCGACGACACCGGGACGAGCGTCGCCACCCGGGACGTCCTGGGGGAGGACGGCAGCGACCGCTTCACGGGCGCCGCGGCCAGGGCGCTGACCACGGCGATGCGGCAGGCGCACCAGGAGGGGGCGGAGAAGTTCGGCACGGTCCACCTGCTGCGCGCGCTGCTGGCCGAGGACAACCACGCGGTGGAACTGCTGGCGGCCTGCGGCATCACACCCGAGGCCGTACGAGCCCACCTGGACGGGGTCGCGGCCGACTCCGGGGACGCAGCCGCACGGGACGTGAGCGGAGGCCAGGCCGACCGGACCGCCCGCGAGGACGACCTGCCCCCTCTCCTGCACCCCACCCGCGACATGCTCCTCGGCCGCGCCCACTACCGCCACCTGCCCTTCTGGAAGCGGTGGCTGGTCAAGGCCTCCGGCGTCAACTGGGCGTCGAGGCCCACCTGGTGGGCCGCCTTGGAGACCCATGAGCAGGCGCGCCGCCTGGGCAGCCGCACCCTCGGCACGGAACACCTCCTCCTGGCGATCCTGGCCACCCACGAGGTAGCGCTCCGCCACCCGCACCTCACCCGCGAGAACGCCCCCACCCCCGACCTCCGCTACGCGGGCGGCGAACGCCTGGCCCGCCTGGGCCTCGACCACGCCAAGGTCCACCAGGCCCTGACCACCGCCCGCATCCCCCTGTCCCCCGACGCCCGCCCCCTCAAGCAGTACCTCGACGCCGCCACCACCCCACCCACCCCCACCCCCACCGACGAACCCTGGCCCGACCCGGGCACGGGCCCCCTCCTCGAAACCCTCCTGACCGAACAGACCCGAGCCCGCCAATTGATCGAGGCCCTGACCACGCCCCCCAGCCCCTGA
- a CDS encoding IS630 family transposase (programmed frameshift), producing MRYPQGGGLTAERRVFRERIRMRAAELFALGRDNAAVAKELRVSVRSVQRWRQAWEHGGTSALESAGPASRPKLSEALFEVLEQELAKGPVAHGWPDQTWTLSRIKTLIGRRFHKSMTLSAIAQMLHRHGFSHQVPARRATERDEEAVTGWVKETWPQVETLWRRSGPGSASKTRPGFSMTPPTARTWARRGHTPVIRVRGRSQRRFSIAALTCYKEGERSRLIYRPKRHADHKRGGRRSFTWTDYRDLLTAAHQQLGAPIVLVWDNLNVHKDRRLREFIDTHDWITCYFLPAYAPDLNPVEGIWSLLRRSSQANTAFTDPDHLMRTLRQGLRQIQYRSNLVDGCLTETGLTLTTSRQQGQ from the exons ATGAGGTATCCGCAAGGGGGCGGGCTGACCGCGGAGCGGCGGGTCTTTCGTGAGCGCATCCGGATGCGGGCGGCCGAGTTATTCGCTCTGGGACGCGACAATGCCGCGGTCGCCAAGGAGTTACGTGTCAGCGTGCGGTCGGTACAACGATGGCGCCAGGCATGGGAGCACGGCGGGACGTCAGCGCTGGAGTCGGCGGGGCCGGCGTCCAGGCCCAAGCTGAGCGAGGCGTTGTTTGAGGTGCTCGAGCAGGAGCTGGCCAAGGGGCCGGTCGCACACGGCTGGCCGGACCAGACCTGGACGCTCTCGCGGATCAAGACGCTGATCGGACGCCGGTTCCACAAGAGCATGACGCTGTCGGCCATCGCGCAGATGCTGCACCGGCACGGCTTCAGCCACCAGGTGCCGGCCCGCCGCGCGACCGAGCGTGACGAGGAAGCCGTCACCGGCTGGGTGAAGGAGACCTGGCCGCAGGTGGAAACGCTATGGCGGCGCTCGGGGCCTGGCTCTGCTTCGAAGACGAGGC CCGGGTTCTCGATGACGCCGCCCACTGCCCGCACCTGGGCCAGGCGCGGACACACACCCGTCATCCGGGTGCGGGGACGCTCCCAGCGCCGCTTCTCCATCGCCGCTCTGACCTGCTACAAGGAGGGCGAGCGCTCACGGCTGATCTACCGGCCCAAGCGGCACGCCGACCACAAGCGGGGCGGCAGACGCAGCTTCACCTGGACCGACTACCGCGACCTGCTGACCGCCGCCCACCAACAGCTCGGCGCGCCGATCGTGCTCGTCTGGGACAACTTGAACGTGCACAAGGACCGCCGGCTGCGGGAGTTCATCGACACCCACGACTGGATCACCTGCTACTTCCTGCCCGCCTATGCACCGGACCTCAACCCCGTCGAGGGCATCTGGTCACTGCTGCGACGCAGCAGCCAGGCCAACACCGCCTTCACCGACCCCGACCATCTGATGCGCACCCTTCGCCAGGGCCTCCGCCAGATCCAGTACCGCAGCAACCTCGTCGACGGATGTCTCACTGAAACCGGCCTCACCTTGACGACATCACGCCAGCAAGGTCAGTAA